A single window of Anopheles moucheti chromosome 2, idAnoMoucSN_F20_07, whole genome shotgun sequence DNA harbors:
- the LOC128310475 gene encoding uncharacterized protein LOC128310475, giving the protein MHCLITVLAVWVALASGGYVEHYQGATSFSSFDLKSSPITTAAASYGGGPSYTVKGSTDHAAVRYETKPVISAVYAAPITKTLTYGSAASHQYVAPVQVRECAHKIVQPVQTSVTYGVPATESLSGWSHTGSSGTGYQQSHATLAQKAPVGAYGTSSTVGHHYSTPETSSIIYTPPKLTETITTGTYGGSFGGYQGHSHPAPIVETLVDVAPPKLIQPQPSPSYGIPGAVSNFHQIAQITPVTSLHSIAPIKTTSSYVATGSHATSHQYKAATSPVKSAPAYYIAPSGLAPSGSAAWSEASKNHGHSFTTTHSYSSQGESNNAQQYLPPKTTVIAPVAVTSSKDTSPSREYLPPREYLPPPQDIKGTVAHVTTGSVGSVSYEIPQKLAVSKVIPQQQTYSHSASSSSTANHVSHGAQYGTAAILSPLAVHTIHKTPVLAYAPKHHCTEDH; this is encoded by the exons ATGCATTGTTTG attACAGTCCTTGCTGTGTGGGTAGCATTAGCTAGCGGTGGCTACGTCGAACACTATCAAGGTGCAACGAGTTTTAGCTCATTTGACCTGAAGTCATCCCCGATCACGACTGCTGCCGCGTCCTACGGTGGTGGGCCATCGTACACGGTAAAAGGTTCGACCGATCACGCAGCGGTTCGGTACGAAACGAAGCCAGTAATTAGCGCGGTTTACGCAGCACCGATCACGAAAACGTTGACCTACGGCAGTGCTGCCAGCCATCAGTATGTCGCTCCCGTACAGGTGCGGGAGTGTGCGCATAAGATCGTCCAGCCGGTACAAACCTCGGTAACGTACGGTGTACCGGCTACCGAAAGCCTCTCTGGTTGGAGTCATACGGGATCTTCCGGAACGGGATATCAACAATCTCACGCTACACTAGCCCAAAAAGCCCCAGTAGGAGCTTATGGGACGAGTTCCACGGTTGGACATCATTACTCCACACCGGAGACGAGTAGCATAATTTACACACCACCTAAACTAACTGAAACAATCACCACCGGTACCTATGGTGGTTCTTTTGGAGGTTATCAGGGACACAGCCATCCGGCCCCTATTGTAGAAACTCTGGTTGATGTAGCACCACCAAAGTTGATCCAGCCGCAACCATCCCCATCTTACGGGATTCCTGGAGCAGTCTCCAATTTCCATCAGATCGCTCAGATTACACCTGTCACTAGTCTGCATAGTATCGCACCGATCAAAACGACATCCAGCTACGTAGCTACTGGAAGTCACGCCACATCACACCAATATAAAGCAGCAACCAGTCCGGTGAAGTCTGCACCGGCGTACTATATTGCCCCATCGGGACTTGCCCCATCGGGAAGTGCTGCGTGGAGTGAAGCTTCCAAAAATCATGGCCATAGTTTTACAACCACCCACAGCTACAGCAGCCAAGGTGAGAGCAACAACGCGCAGCAGTATTTACCTCCAAAGACGACCGTAATTGCTCCCGTTGCTGTAACATCGTCGAAGGATACGAGTCCTTCGCGTGAATATCTGCCACCACGCGAATATCTTCCACCGCCTCAGGACATTAAAGGTACTGTTGCTCACGTTACTACCGGTAGTGTTGGATCCGTTTCGTACGAGATACCACAGAAGCTGGCTGTTAGCAAAGTGATTCCACAGCAACAAACTTACAGCCATTCCGCCAGCTCCTCTTCCACTGCCAATCACGTGTCTCACGGAGCACAGTACGGGACGGCGGCGATTCTATCCCCACTGGCCGTCCACACCATCCACAAAACGCCCGTTCTAGCTTACGCCCCAAAGCATCACTGTACCGAAGACCATTAA
- the LOC128299332 gene encoding peroxidase-like, with product MLPRDKLYVVVILQLFLAFQQALSQQCPSNPYRTFDGTCNNLVNTAWGAANTPFVRIVNPKYGDGKSSPTLASDGSELPNPRLLSVEVFQEGVQNSPEFTLANMQFGQIVAHDMALTLGVRDPLPCCANGRLQPSRGPRCFPILVSPDDPVFSARSIECMGLIRTLNTCDTNPTNCTKAEQMNGVTHFLDLSVVYGNSVQESGQLREPNTGLLKVETRDGQAWPPRHPNASSACTQRTPNDVCYLTGDGRANQSPHLAILQITFVREHNRIASGLQALNPSWTAEKLFQEARRINIAQYQHIVYNEWLPNFLGRDFMIQRQLIYQEPGIRNDYGDTIHPAVINSHTTAAFRIFHSSIQGILKLYEESRRSLSKIDINDHTNNPNILEETSDRYPYLLRGLTTQPMGQNDASFDPATKHFLFRFNDMFGTDLKSLDIQRGRDHGLGGYNDFLFLCFNQRATTWADYNHVLVPGAVDLLATYYKSVNDLDLAVGLAFEKKVDGTESGMVTQCILADQFRRTRKGDRFFYENGKHFTAKQIVEIRKANMARILCDTTASVAQIQPAVFHLPSNINQLTSCRTLPTPNLKEFT from the exons ATGTTACCTCGCGACAAGCTGTACGTAGTGGTTATCCTGCAGTTGTTTCTAGCATTTCAGCAAGCTTTAAGTCAACAGTGTCCCAGCAACCCTTACCGTACGTTCGATGGAACCTGCAACAATCTGGTAAATACAGCCTGGGGTGCTGCCAACACACCCTTCGTGCGCATAGTGAACCCCAAGTACGGTGATGGCAAATCAAGTCCTACCCTGGCAAGTGACGGCAGTGAGCTACCGAACCCTCGACTGCTTTCTGTGGAGGTCTTCCAGGAGGGCGTACAGAACAGTCCGGAGTTCACCCTGGCCAACATGCAGTTTGGGCAAATCGTTGCTCACGATATGGCACTAACGCTTGGAG TTCGTGATCCTTTGCCGTGCTGTGCTAATGGGCGTTTACAACCATCGCGTGGACCACGATGCTTCCCGATCCTTGTGTCACCCGACGATCCTGTGTTCTCCGCCCGTAGTATTGAGTGTATGGGCCTGATACGTACGCTAAACACCTGCGACACTAATCCCACCAACTGCACCAAGGCGGAACAGATGAATGGTGTTACCCATTTTCTGGATCTGTCTGTCGTGTACGGCAACTCTGTGCAGGAGAGCGGTCAGCTGCGCGAACCCAACACGGGTTTGCTGAAGGTCGAAACGCGCGATGGGCAGGCATGGCCACCGAGACATCCGAATGCAAGTAGTGCCTGTACCCAGCGTACACCGAACGATGTTTGCTATCTTACCGGTGATGGACGAGCGAATCAGAGCCCACATTTGGCGATTCTTCAAATCACGTTCGTGCGGGAACATAACCGTATCGCTAGCGGTCTACAGGCACTGAATCCAAGCTGGACGGCAGAGAAACTCTTCCAGGAAGCTCGACGCATTAACATTGCCCAGTATCAGCACATCGTGTACAACGAATGGTTGCCAAACTTTCTGGGTCGTGACTTCATGATTCAGCGTCAGTTGATTTACCAGGAGCCGGGCATTAGGAATGATTACGGCGATACCATCCATCCAGCGGTGATAAACTCTCACACAACGGCTGCGTTTCGAATTTTCCATTCCTCCATACAGGGCATACTGAA ACTTTATGAGGAAAGCCGACGATCGTTGTCTAAGATCGACATCAACGATCACACCAACAATCCGAACATTCTAGAAGAAACGTCCGATCGGTACCCTTATCTGCTGCGTGGACTTACTACCCAACCGATGGGACAGAATGATGCCAGCTTCGATCCGGCTACGAAACATTTCCTCTTCCGATTCAACGATATGTTCGGCACGGATCTGAAATCGCTCGACATTCAACGTGGTCGTGATCATGGCTTGGGAGGGTacaatgattttttgtttttgtgctttaACCAGCGTGCTACTACGTGGGCAGATTACAACCATGTGCTGGTGCCAGGG GCTGTCGATCTACTCGCAACCTACTACAAGTCTGTGAACGATCTTGATCTCGCCGTTGGATTGGCGTTCGAGAAGAAGGTGGACGGCACCGAGTCCGGCATGGTGACGCAATGCATCTTAGCAGACCAATTCCGTCGCACCCGGAAGGGAGATCGGTTTTTCTACGAAAATGGTAAACATTTCACCGCAAAGCAGATAGTGGAAATTCGCAAAGCAAACATGGCACGCATCCTGTGCGATACCACAGCTAGCGTTGCACAGATACAGCCGGCTGTGTTCCACCTACCATCGAACATTAATCAGCTGACATCGTGCCGAACGCTGCCAACTCCGAATCTTAAAGAGTTTACGTAA
- the LOC128299341 gene encoding uncharacterized protein LOC128299341 — translation MAFKIVVLFATLACASAGYVEPEHHHLSYEAAPVAHYSSAPAVSYSSITRQDTPKLAVAKHVAYAEPAVHYAAPLTKTYAVHEPALKTVVTAHQPAYTKHVYAQEPAHVYAHAAPVVAAKTVSYAAPQVHYQAPLLKNVEYTKTLAYAPVAKTLVHEPTYTKHVVAEPAYTKTLLAQPAYTKTAYVSQPTYTKTLVAEPQPLYHHSSPVYAHAAPVVAAKTLSYEPAAHVSHVSYADNSAHYAWCYKITVLAVWVALASGGYVEHYQGATSFSSFDLKSSPITTAAASYGGGPSYTVKGSTDHAAVRYETKPVISAVYAAPITKTLTYGSAASHQYVAPVQVRECAHKIVQPVQTSVTYGVPATESLSGWSHTGSSGTGYQQSHATLAQKAPVGAYGTSSTVGHHYSTPETSSIIYTPPKLTETITTGTYGGSFGGYQGHSHPAPIVETLVDVAPPKLIQPQPSPSYGIPGAVSNFHQIAQITPVTSLHSIAPIKTTSSYVATGSHATSHQYKAATSPVKSAPAYYIAPSGLAPSGSAAWSEASKNHGHSFTTTHSYSSQGESNNAQQYLPPKTTVIAPVAVTSSKDTSPSREYLPPREYLPPPQDIKGTVAHVTTGSVGSVSYEIPQKLAVSKVIPQQQTYSHSASSSSTANHVSHGAQYGTAAILSPLAVHTIHKTPVLAYAPKHHSPKGVHLIATPHSFLTLTDLAEHINEGIMAFKFVVFLASLAVASAGYLEADHAVQYAAPVAHYSPASAVSYSTISQAAPAKLAYAAPVAKTVSYAAPQVYAAPQVYAAPQVYAAPVAKTYLSSPAVGATHESTIRSHDSTISHYSKAVDTPYSSVRKSDTRITNELPKLAYAQPVLAKQVAYAAPAVHATYAAPAVHQTYAHAAPAVTYAHAAPAVHTTYAAPAVHQTYAHAAPAVHTTYAAPAVHQTYAHAAPAVTYAHAAPAVHATYAAPAVHATYAAPAVHQTYAHAAPAVHTSTKTLTYSPAVQVAHTTYEDAHAHYAW, via the exons ATGGCTTTTAAG ATTGTTGTTCTGTTCGCTACCCTGGCTTGTGCCAGCGCCGGTTACGTCGAACCGGAACATCATCATCTGTCGTACGAGGCGGCACCCGTCGCCCACTACTCGTCTGCTCCGGCCGTGAGCTACAGCTCGATCACCCGTCAGGATACGCCGAAGCTGGCCGTGGCCAAGCACGTCGCGTATGCCGAACCGGCAGTGCACTACGCGGCCCCGCTCACCAAGACGTACGCCGTCCACGAGCCCGCCCTGAAGACGGTCGTCACCGCTCACCAGCCCGCCTACACCAAGCACGTGTACGCCCAGGAACCGGCCCATGTGTATGCCCATGCCGCCCCGGTTGTTGCCGCCAAGACCGTGTCCTATGCCGCCCCGCAGGTCCACTACCAGGCGCCGCTGCTGAAGAACGTCGAGTACACCAAGACGCTGGCGTACGCCCCAGTTGCCAAGACGCTCGTCCATGAGCCAACGTACACCAAGCACGTCGTCGCGGAACCCGCCTATACGAAGACGCTCCTTGCTCAGCCGGCCTACACCAAGACCGCGTACGTTTCGCAGCCAACGTACACGAAGACGCTGGTCGCTGAGCCCCAGCCGCTGTACCATCACAGCTCCCCGGTTTACGCTCATGCCGCGCCGGTTGTTGCTGCCAAGACGCTGAGCTACGAACCCGCTGCCCATGTGTCGCACGTCAGCTACGCTGACAACAGTGCCCATTACGCCTG GTGCTATAAA attACAGTCCTTGCTGTGTGGGTAGCATTAGCTAGCGGTGGCTACGTCGAACACTATCAAGGTGCAACGAGTTTTAGCTCATTTGACCTGAAGTCATCCCCGATCACGACTGCTGCCGCGTCCTACGGTGGTGGGCCATCGTACACGGTAAAAGGTTCGACCGATCACGCAGCGGTTCGGTACGAAACGAAGCCAGTAATTAGCGCGGTTTACGCAGCACCGATCACGAAAACGTTGACCTACGGCAGTGCTGCCAGCCATCAGTATGTCGCTCCCGTACAGGTGCGGGAGTGTGCGCATAAGATCGTCCAGCCGGTACAAACCTCGGTAACGTACGGTGTACCGGCTACCGAAAGCCTCTCTGGTTGGAGTCATACGGGATCTTCCGGAACGGGATATCAACAATCTCACGCTACACTAGCCCAAAAAGCCCCAGTAGGAGCTTATGGGACGAGTTCCACGGTTGGACATCATTACTCCACACCGGAGACGAGTAGCATAATTTACACACCACCTAAACTAACTGAAACAATCACCACCGGTACCTATGGTGGTTCTTTTGGAGGTTATCAGGGACACAGCCATCCGGCCCCTATTGTAGAAACTCTGGTTGATGTAGCACCACCAAAGTTGATCCAGCCGCAACCATCCCCATCTTACGGGATTCCTGGAGCAGTCTCCAATTTCCATCAGATCGCTCAGATTACACCTGTCACTAGTCTGCATAGTATCGCACCGATCAAAACGACATCCAGCTACGTAGCTACTGGAAGTCACGCCACATCACACCAATATAAAGCAGCAACCAGTCCGGTGAAGTCTGCACCGGCGTACTATATTGCCCCATCGGGACTTGCCCCATCGGGAAGTGCTGCGTGGAGTGAAGCTTCCAAAAATCATGGCCATAGTTTTACAACCACCCACAGCTACAGCAGCCAAGGTGAGAGCAACAACGCGCAGCAGTATTTACCTCCAAAGACGACCGTAATTGCTCCCGTTGCTGTAACATCGTCGAAGGATACGAGTCCTTCGCGTGAATATCTGCCACCACGCGAATATCTTCCACCGCCTCAGGACATTAAAGGTACTGTTGCTCACGTTACTACCGGTAGTGTTGGATCCGTTTCGTACGAGATACCACAGAAGCTGGCTGTTAGCAAAGTGATTCCACAGCAACAAACTTACAGCCATTCCGCCAGCTCCTCTTCCACTGCCAATCACGTGTCTCACGGAGCACAGTACGGGACGGCGGCGATTCTATCCCCACTGGCCGTCCACACCATCCACAAAACGCCCGTTCTAGCTTACGCCCCAAAGCATCACT CGCCGAAGGGTGTACACCTGATTGCGACCCCGCATAGCTTTCTCACGCTGACGGATCTTGCGG AACACATAAACGAGGGCATAATGGCATTCAAG TTCGTCGTTTTCCTGGCTTCGCTGGCCGTCGCTAGCGCTGGATACCTGGAGGCTGACCATGCCGTCCAGTATGCTGCTCCGGTGGCCCACTACTCGCCGGCTTCGGCCGTGAGCTACAGCACCATCTCGCAGGCTGCTCCGGCCAAGCTGGCCTATGCTGCCCCGGTTGCCAAGACCGTCTCGTACGCCGCCCCGCAGGTGTATGCCGCTCCGCAGGTCTATGCCGCTCCTCAGGTCTATGCTGCCCCGGTTGCCAAGACTTACCTGTCCAGCCCGGCCGTAGGAGCCACGCACGAGAGCACCATCCGCTCGCACGACAGCACCATCTCGCACTACTCCAAGGCCGTCGATACTCCGTACTCGAGCGTCCGCAAGTCTGACACCCGCATCACCAACGAGCTGCCCAAGCTGGCCTATGCCCAGCCCGTCCTGGCCAAGCAGGTTGCCTATGCTGCCCCAGCTGTCCACGCCACCTATGCCGCTCCGGCCGTCCACCAGACCTATGCCCATGCTGCCCCAGCTGTGACCTACGCTCATGCCGCCCCGGCCGTCCACACCACCTATGCTGCCCCGGCTGTCCATCAGACCTATGCCCATGCTGCTCCGGCCGTCCACACCACGTACGCCGCCCCGGCCGTCCACCAGACCTATGCCCATGCTGCCCCAGCTGTGACCTACGCTCATGCCGCTCCGGCCGTCCACGCCACCTATGCCGCCCCGGCTGTCCACGCCACCTATGCTGCCCCGGCTGTCCACCAGACCTATGCCCATGCTGCCCCAGCTGTCCACACCTCCACCAAGACGCTGACCTACTCGCCAGCGGTCCAGGTTGCGCACACCACCTACGAGGATGCCCATGCTCATTATGCCTGGTAA
- the LOC128297951 gene encoding larval/pupal cuticle protein H1C-like, whose amino-acid sequence MAFKFVVFLASLAVASAGYLEAGHAVQYAAPVAHYSPASSVSYSTISQAAPAKLAYAAPVAKTISYAAPQVYAAPQVYAAPVAKTIVSSPAVGATHESTIRSHDGTISHYSKAVDTAFSSVRKSDTRITNELPKLAYAAPAVHTTYAAPAVHATYAAPAVHQTYAHAAPAVTYAHAAPAVHTTYAAPAVHQTYAHAAPVVATATKTLTYSPAVQVAHTTYEDAHAHYAW is encoded by the exons ATGGCCTTCAAG TTCGTCGTTTTCCTGGCTTCGCTGGCCGTCGCTAGCGCTGGATACCTGGAGGCTGGCCATGCCGTCCAGTATGCTGCTCCGGTGGCACACTACTCGCCGGCATCGTCCGTGAGCTACAGCACCATCTCGCAGGCTGCTCCGGCCAAGCTGGCCTATGCTGCCCCGGTCGCCAAGACCATCTCGTACGCCGCCCCGCAGGTGTATGCCGCCCCGCAGGTCTATGCTGCCCCGGTTGCCAAGACCATCGTGTCCAGCCCGGCCGTAGGAGCCACACACGAGAGCACCATCCGCTCGCATGATGGAACCATCTCGCACTACTCCAAGGCCGTCGATACCGCGTTCTCGAGCGTGCGCAAGTCTGACACCCGCATCACCAACGAGCTGCCCAAGCTGGCCTATGCTGCCCCGGCTGTCCACACCACCTATGCCGCCCCGGCTGTCCACGCCACCTATGCTGCTCCGGCCGTCCACCAGACCTATGCCCATGCTGCCCCAGCTGTGACCTACGCTCATGCCGCTCCGGCCGTCCACACCACGTACGCCGCCCCGGCCGTCCACCAGACCTATGCCCATGCTGCCCCCGTGGTCGCTACCGCCACCAAGACGCTGACCTACTCGCCGGCTGTCCAGGTTGCGCACACCACCTACGAGGATGCCCATGCTCACTACGCCTGGTAA